A single Blastococcus colisei DNA region contains:
- a CDS encoding FAD-binding monooxygenase, translating to MQFYLDGYRPGDPFLEEPHPSVADRPEGLPEEVDVLIVGCGPAGLVLAAQLANFPDVTTMVIDRRDGPLEVGQADGVACRTVEMFEAFGLADQLIAEGYWVNEVSFWRPDPDDRSRITRTGRIQDVEDGLSEMPHVIVNQARMLAYLRGSMERSASRLRPHYGLHASELTVDPSGESEHPVTVTLQHLADFRETGRTSTVRARYVVGCDGARSGVRTAIGRELVGDLTNQTWGVMDVLAVTDFPDIRLKAAVSADQGSVLIIPREGGYLVRIYLELDAVRDRDMLENRSVTPEKLAAVANRILHPYTIEVKDVGWWSVYEIGQRLCDKFDDVPAAETPSRHPHVFIAGDACHTHSAKAGQGMNVSMADAWNLGWKLAAVLRGTAVPDLLHTYSAERQEVAAELIAFDREFSRMFSAAPKEGGDSGDDEDIDPERFQRYFAAQGRFTAGVATRYAPSMITASPEFQDLARGLPVGMRFHSAPVVRLADAKPVQLGHVARADGAWRLYVFADRSDPASPDSRARALCDFLVSEKSPIARHTPAGADPDSVIDVRAVFQQGHRDLPVDAMPAVLQPRKGRFGLVDYEKAFCPDPAAGDIFDLRGIDRDAGCVVVVRPDQYVAHVLPLDAHDELADFLAGILVDAR from the coding sequence GTGCAGTTCTACCTCGACGGCTACCGGCCCGGCGACCCGTTCCTCGAGGAGCCGCACCCGTCGGTCGCCGACCGGCCGGAGGGCCTGCCCGAGGAGGTCGACGTCCTCATCGTGGGGTGCGGCCCGGCCGGTCTCGTCCTGGCCGCCCAGCTGGCCAACTTCCCCGACGTCACGACCATGGTCATCGACCGCCGGGACGGTCCGCTCGAGGTGGGCCAGGCCGACGGGGTCGCCTGCCGCACCGTGGAGATGTTCGAGGCGTTCGGGCTGGCCGACCAGCTGATCGCCGAGGGCTACTGGGTCAACGAGGTCTCCTTCTGGCGGCCGGATCCGGATGACCGGTCGAGGATCACGCGGACCGGGCGGATCCAGGACGTCGAGGACGGCCTGTCGGAGATGCCGCACGTCATCGTCAACCAGGCCCGGATGCTCGCCTACCTGCGCGGCTCCATGGAACGGTCGGCCAGCCGGCTGCGACCGCACTACGGACTGCACGCCAGTGAACTCACCGTCGATCCCAGTGGCGAGTCCGAGCACCCGGTGACCGTCACGCTGCAGCACCTGGCGGACTTCCGGGAGACCGGCCGGACCTCGACGGTGCGCGCCAGGTACGTCGTCGGCTGCGACGGCGCGCGCAGCGGCGTCCGGACGGCGATCGGTCGCGAACTGGTCGGCGACCTGACGAACCAGACATGGGGCGTCATGGACGTCCTGGCCGTCACCGACTTCCCCGACATCCGCCTCAAGGCGGCCGTCTCGGCGGATCAGGGCAGCGTCCTGATCATTCCCCGCGAGGGTGGCTACCTGGTGCGGATCTACCTCGAGCTCGACGCGGTCAGGGACCGGGACATGCTGGAGAACCGCAGCGTCACGCCGGAGAAGCTCGCCGCGGTCGCGAACCGGATCCTGCATCCGTACACCATCGAGGTGAAGGACGTCGGCTGGTGGTCGGTGTACGAGATCGGCCAGCGGCTGTGCGACAAGTTCGACGACGTGCCGGCCGCGGAGACCCCTTCCCGCCACCCGCACGTCTTCATCGCGGGCGACGCCTGTCACACGCACAGCGCCAAGGCCGGTCAGGGCATGAACGTGTCGATGGCCGACGCCTGGAACCTCGGCTGGAAACTGGCCGCCGTGCTCCGGGGGACGGCCGTGCCCGACCTGCTGCACACCTACTCCGCGGAGCGCCAGGAGGTCGCGGCCGAGCTCATCGCGTTCGACCGCGAGTTCTCCCGGATGTTCAGCGCGGCCCCGAAGGAGGGAGGTGACAGCGGCGATGACGAGGATATCGATCCGGAGAGATTCCAGCGGTACTTCGCCGCCCAGGGGCGCTTCACCGCGGGCGTCGCCACCCGGTACGCGCCGTCGATGATCACCGCTTCTCCGGAGTTCCAGGACCTGGCGCGGGGCCTCCCGGTCGGCATGCGCTTCCACTCCGCTCCGGTCGTCCGCCTGGCCGACGCCAAACCGGTGCAGCTGGGCCACGTCGCCCGGGCCGACGGCGCCTGGCGGCTCTACGTCTTCGCCGACCGGTCGGACCCGGCGAGCCCGGACTCACGGGCCCGGGCACTGTGCGACTTCCTGGTGTCGGAGAAGTCCCCGATCGCGCGGCACACGCCGGCCGGGGCCGACCCGGACTCGGTCATCGACGTCCGCGCCGTCTTCCAGCAGGGGCACCGGGACCTGCCCGTCGACGCGATGCCGGCGGTCCTGCAGCCGAGGAAGGGACGGTTCGGCCTGGTCGACTACGAGAAGGCCTTCTGCCCCGACCCCGCGGCCGGCGACATCTTCGACCTGCGCGGGATCGACCGGGACGCGGGCTGCGTCGTCGTCGTCCGGCCGGACCAGTACGTCGCCCACGTGCTGCCCCTGGACGCGCACGACGAGCTGGCGGACTTCCTGGCGGGCATCCTGGTCGACGCCCGGTAG
- a CDS encoding IclR family transcriptional regulator, with protein MKNRPAYAIASVDSALLLASLLQQEGAMRVTDVAARLGVSVSTAHRLLGMLVYRDFAEQLPDRRYAAGPVLRRGPVQQASVARLREVALPHLRGLVEAVGETANVMVLAGPDVRFVATVESDQVLRVGDRTGRTLPAHLSSGGKAVLATLDDERLAAVVASLDAAVAVRLERELRTVRRRGVAVNDQETEAGLTAVGVAVPPSGGVTGAALSVAAPSARYSRDRLPVWKEALAEAAGGIARDLGDG; from the coding sequence GTGAAGAACCGACCTGCGTACGCGATCGCCTCGGTCGACTCCGCGCTGCTCCTGGCGAGCCTGCTGCAGCAGGAGGGGGCCATGCGGGTCACCGACGTCGCCGCGCGCCTGGGGGTGTCGGTGTCGACGGCCCACCGCCTGCTGGGCATGCTCGTCTACCGGGACTTCGCCGAGCAGCTGCCGGACCGCCGGTACGCCGCCGGGCCGGTCCTGCGCCGTGGACCGGTGCAGCAGGCGTCGGTCGCCCGGTTGCGCGAAGTCGCCCTGCCACACCTGCGCGGACTGGTCGAGGCGGTAGGGGAGACCGCGAACGTGATGGTGCTGGCCGGCCCGGACGTCCGGTTCGTCGCGACGGTCGAGAGCGACCAGGTGCTGCGGGTCGGCGACCGAACCGGCCGGACGCTGCCGGCCCACCTCAGCTCGGGCGGCAAGGCGGTGCTGGCCACGCTGGACGACGAACGGCTCGCCGCCGTCGTGGCATCCCTGGACGCGGCCGTTGCGGTGCGGCTGGAGCGCGAGCTGCGTACCGTCCGGCGCCGGGGGGTCGCGGTCAACGACCAGGAGACCGAGGCGGGGCTGACGGCGGTGGGGGTCGCCGTCCCGCCCTCGGGCGGGGTCACCGGCGCCGCCCTCTCCGTGGCCGCGCCCTCGGCCCGGTACTCCCGGGATCGGTTGCCGGTCTGGAAGGAAGCGCTGGCCGAGGCTGCCGGCGGCATCGCACGCGATCTGGGCGACGGCTGA
- a CDS encoding patatin-like phospholipase family protein, protein MASTRVPAERGGTAFVLGGGGVLGAAEVGMLRALLEREISPDLIVGTSVGAINGALVAADPTLNGVQRLRGLWEELTSQGIFAGSVLARVGTLVRTRTHLHPREPLRDLLTEHLPVQTFAELPVPFQCVAASIERAAEHWFTDGSLSEAVLASCAVPGLLPPAEIDGEHYLDGGLVHSIPVGRAVALGADTIYVLHVGRIDRPLRPPARPWEVALVAFEIARRHRFAADLAALPPDVTLHVLPSGEQSAPAAGDLRNVRYRDLSGVPDRIERAYVAAAGYLDRSGASEDGAA, encoded by the coding sequence ATGGCATCGACACGGGTGCCGGCCGAGCGCGGCGGCACGGCATTCGTCCTCGGTGGCGGGGGAGTGCTCGGCGCGGCCGAGGTCGGGATGTTGCGAGCCCTGCTCGAGCGCGAGATCAGCCCGGACCTGATCGTGGGCACCTCGGTCGGCGCGATCAACGGCGCGCTCGTCGCCGCCGACCCCACCCTGAACGGGGTGCAGCGGTTGCGCGGGCTGTGGGAGGAGCTGACCTCCCAGGGCATCTTCGCCGGGTCCGTGCTGGCCCGTGTGGGCACCCTGGTACGGACCCGCACCCACCTGCATCCGCGGGAGCCACTCCGGGACCTGCTCACGGAGCATCTGCCGGTGCAGACCTTCGCCGAGCTGCCGGTTCCCTTCCAGTGCGTCGCAGCCAGCATCGAGCGGGCCGCCGAGCACTGGTTCACCGACGGTTCGCTGAGCGAGGCGGTTCTCGCGTCCTGCGCGGTTCCCGGGCTGCTGCCGCCGGCAGAGATCGACGGTGAGCACTACCTGGACGGGGGGCTGGTGCACAGCATCCCGGTCGGCCGGGCGGTCGCCCTCGGCGCCGACACGATCTACGTCCTGCACGTGGGGCGGATCGACCGTCCGCTGCGCCCGCCGGCGAGGCCGTGGGAGGTCGCGCTGGTCGCCTTCGAGATCGCCCGGCGACATCGGTTCGCCGCCGACCTGGCCGCGCTGCCACCGGACGTCACCCTGCACGTGCTGCCTTCAGGTGAGCAGTCCGCCCCTGCGGCCGGAGACCTGCGGAACGTGCGCTACCGCGACCTCTCCGGCGTGCCCGACCGGATCGAGCGGGCGTATGTCGCGGCCGCCGGCTACCTGGACCGGTCCGGCGCGTCCGAGGACGGGGCGGCCTGA
- a CDS encoding lysophospholipid acyltransferase family protein — protein sequence MLPPRRVRRFTGPLLIGVLVAAVISLPVLVLVAVVASVWLPGRWYALRLLFFALVYLALEVVALVAAAVLWTLSGFGRRSDHPAYRRAHYTMLRLLLDVLMRVAQRLFALRLVTDGESWTPLDDGKPGSTNAMVVLSRHAGPGDSFLLVHTLMNRDHLRRPRIVLKDVLQIDPLLDVYLNRLPNHFVTADPGAGRNSADAIADLARGLGEEDALLIFPEGANFTPQRRFRAIQRLRNRGLVRAVRRAEAMRHVLPPRPAGVTAALRAAPHADIVFVAHTGLEHLSTLRDLWRGLPMDKTLHLRWWFVPAADVPREETEQTDWLYHWWETMDDWIDATRHQEAEWAAAREQPGIRASPSR from the coding sequence GTGCTGCCTCCCCGTCGCGTGCGCCGGTTCACCGGACCGCTGCTCATCGGTGTGCTGGTGGCGGCGGTCATCTCGCTGCCGGTGCTCGTGCTCGTGGCGGTGGTCGCCTCGGTGTGGCTGCCGGGGCGCTGGTACGCGCTGCGGCTGCTGTTCTTCGCGCTCGTGTACCTGGCGCTCGAAGTGGTCGCACTCGTGGCCGCGGCGGTCCTGTGGACGCTCAGCGGCTTCGGTCGCCGGTCGGACCATCCGGCCTACCGGCGGGCGCACTACACCATGCTGCGCCTGCTGCTCGACGTGCTCATGCGGGTGGCGCAGCGGCTGTTCGCCCTGCGGCTGGTCACCGACGGCGAATCCTGGACGCCGCTGGACGACGGAAAGCCCGGTTCGACGAACGCCATGGTGGTGCTCTCCCGCCACGCCGGCCCGGGGGACTCGTTCCTGCTCGTGCACACGCTGATGAACCGGGACCACCTGCGCCGACCGCGGATCGTGCTCAAGGACGTGCTGCAGATCGACCCGTTGCTCGACGTCTACCTCAACCGGTTGCCGAACCACTTCGTCACAGCAGATCCCGGTGCGGGCCGGAACTCCGCGGATGCGATCGCCGACCTGGCCCGCGGCCTGGGCGAGGAGGACGCCCTGCTGATCTTCCCCGAGGGTGCGAACTTCACCCCGCAGCGTCGATTCCGGGCCATCCAGCGACTGCGGAACCGGGGACTGGTGCGCGCAGTGCGCCGCGCCGAGGCGATGCGGCACGTGCTGCCCCCGCGTCCGGCCGGGGTCACCGCGGCGCTGCGGGCGGCTCCACACGCCGACATCGTCTTCGTCGCGCACACCGGACTGGAGCACCTGAGCACGCTGCGGGACTTGTGGCGCGGTCTGCCGATGGACAAGACCCTCCACCTGCGCTGGTGGTTCGTACCGGCTGCCGACGTGCCGCGCGAGGAGACCGAGCAGACCGATTGGCTCTACCACTGGTGGGAGACCATGGACGACTGGATCGACGCCACGCGGCACCAGGAAGCCGAGTGGGCCGCTGCTCGCGAGCAGCCGGGGATCAGGGCCAGCCCTTCTCGTTGA
- a CDS encoding SDR family oxidoreductase, whose amino-acid sequence MTGTGGADPGPVAIVTGASSGLGRATAVRLARDGLRVALLARDAGVLSELERSIEESGGSALSRPVDLADASAAQAAVDHVISVWGRADALINAAATDVPGPVEETTVSDWDRVLDVNLRAPFLLSKAVFAHMRRVGGGTIVNVSSVAGLRGWANAAAYCSSKFALTGFTQALAAEGKPHGIRACVLYPGAMATSWGAWDAEERRAADGAQAQQPDVDALPADQIAELIAWIIAAPKGLVLDQVTVTPLNEKGWP is encoded by the coding sequence GTGACCGGCACCGGCGGCGCAGACCCCGGCCCGGTGGCCATCGTCACCGGCGCCAGCAGCGGGCTGGGCCGGGCGACCGCGGTCCGCCTGGCCCGGGACGGGCTGCGGGTGGCACTGCTCGCCCGCGACGCGGGCGTCCTGTCCGAGCTCGAGCGGAGCATCGAGGAGAGCGGGGGGTCGGCACTGAGCCGGCCGGTCGACCTCGCCGACGCGTCAGCGGCGCAGGCCGCCGTCGACCATGTGATCAGTGTCTGGGGACGGGCCGATGCCCTGATCAACGCGGCCGCTACCGACGTTCCCGGCCCGGTCGAGGAGACGACGGTGTCGGACTGGGACCGCGTTCTCGACGTCAACCTGCGCGCCCCGTTCCTGCTGAGCAAGGCCGTGTTCGCACACATGCGCCGGGTGGGCGGCGGCACGATCGTCAACGTGTCCTCGGTGGCCGGGCTGCGCGGGTGGGCGAACGCGGCGGCCTACTGCTCGTCGAAGTTCGCGTTGACCGGCTTCACCCAGGCGCTGGCCGCCGAGGGGAAGCCACACGGCATCCGGGCGTGCGTCCTCTACCCCGGTGCCATGGCCACTTCCTGGGGCGCCTGGGATGCGGAGGAGCGTCGCGCGGCCGACGGCGCGCAGGCGCAACAACCGGACGTGGACGCGCTACCGGCGGATCAGATCGCCGAGCTCATCGCGTGGATCATCGCCGCACCGAAGGGCTTGGTGCTCGATCAGGTCACGGTGACGCCGCTCAACGAGAAGGGCTGGCCCTGA
- a CDS encoding haloacid dehalogenase type II — MSTSPSVIVFDVNETLSDMSPMAQRFTDIGAPSHLAQLWFATLLRDGFGLAAAGADRPFADLGVDALRTVLHGVDLDRDQQAAIDHVMSGFSELTVHPDVTDGVQSLKESGHRLVTLTNGSTKVSEKLFTDAGIRDLFDALLSVEDAGIWKPARGAYEYAARTCGTELSEMLLVAVHPWDIDGAARAGMGTAWIDRTGVPYPKSLTPPSMQAASLADLAGRLG, encoded by the coding sequence ATGAGCACGTCACCGTCCGTGATCGTCTTCGACGTCAACGAGACCCTGTCCGACATGAGCCCGATGGCGCAGCGGTTCACCGACATCGGCGCCCCCTCGCACCTGGCCCAGCTGTGGTTCGCGACCCTGCTGCGCGACGGCTTCGGCCTGGCCGCCGCCGGCGCGGATCGCCCCTTCGCCGACCTGGGCGTCGACGCGCTGCGCACCGTGCTGCACGGCGTGGACCTCGACCGGGACCAGCAGGCCGCCATCGATCACGTCATGAGCGGCTTCAGCGAGCTGACCGTCCACCCCGACGTGACCGACGGCGTGCAGTCACTGAAGGAGTCAGGACACCGCCTGGTCACCCTCACCAACGGCTCCACGAAGGTCTCGGAGAAGCTGTTCACCGACGCCGGCATCCGCGACCTGTTCGACGCGCTCTTGTCGGTGGAGGACGCCGGGATCTGGAAGCCGGCCCGGGGTGCCTACGAGTACGCGGCCCGCACCTGCGGCACCGAACTGTCGGAGATGCTGCTCGTGGCGGTGCACCCCTGGGACATCGACGGCGCCGCCCGGGCGGGCATGGGAACGGCCTGGATCGACCGCACCGGCGTCCCCTATCCGAAGTCGCTGACCCCGCCGTCGATGCAGGCCGCCAGCCTGGCCGATCTCGCCGGCCGGCTGGGTTGA
- a CDS encoding alpha/beta fold hydrolase has product MTGGGVREEQLALNGETVRWLEHGEGSPVVLVHGVPTSPRLWRHVMPLVHGRCLALEMAGYGTSIPDGSGRDLGLAAQADRLLGWIDALGIEAPVLVGHDLGGGVAQIAAVRRPDRFSGLVITNGVCYDSWPIPSVVAMKRAADVLRLLPQTMVYPSLVQLFHRGHDDRSRALESIGVHWQPYVTHGAARALARQVSDLRVEDTLAISDRLPSLGLPARVVWGAADRFQKVAYGERLATDLGTTLRPIPGGRHFTPEDHPEIIAAAIDELLPSAAARSGAPPGAQSRAR; this is encoded by the coding sequence GTGACCGGGGGCGGAGTGCGCGAGGAGCAGCTCGCCCTGAACGGTGAGACCGTTCGCTGGCTGGAGCACGGTGAGGGCTCCCCCGTCGTCCTCGTGCACGGTGTGCCGACCTCGCCCCGGCTGTGGCGGCACGTGATGCCGCTGGTCCACGGCCGCTGCCTGGCGCTGGAGATGGCCGGCTACGGCACCTCCATCCCCGACGGTTCCGGCCGGGATCTCGGGCTGGCCGCCCAGGCCGACCGGCTGCTCGGCTGGATCGACGCGCTGGGCATCGAGGCGCCGGTGCTCGTCGGGCACGACCTCGGTGGCGGTGTCGCGCAGATCGCCGCGGTGCGACGGCCGGACCGCTTCTCCGGCCTCGTGATCACCAACGGGGTCTGCTACGACTCGTGGCCCATCCCCAGCGTCGTCGCGATGAAGCGGGCCGCCGACGTCCTGCGGCTCCTGCCGCAGACGATGGTCTACCCCTCGCTGGTCCAGCTGTTCCACCGCGGCCACGACGACCGGAGCCGGGCCCTGGAGTCGATCGGCGTGCACTGGCAGCCCTACGTCACCCACGGCGCGGCCCGGGCCCTCGCTCGGCAGGTGAGCGACCTCCGGGTGGAGGACACCCTGGCGATCAGCGACCGGTTGCCCTCCCTCGGTCTGCCCGCCCGGGTGGTGTGGGGCGCGGCCGACCGGTTCCAGAAGGTGGCCTACGGCGAGCGCCTGGCCACCGACCTGGGCACGACGCTGCGGCCCATCCCGGGCGGCAGGCATTTCACTCCGGAGGACCATCCCGAGATCATCGCGGCCGCCATCGACGAGTTGCTCCCGTCCGCGGCAGCCCGTTCCGGTGCCCCGCCGGGGGCGCAGTCCCGTGCACGGTGA
- a CDS encoding DUF427 domain-containing protein, whose protein sequence is MALTLGSAPFGSAPSGRFNFDCHPPEHVLYAEPSPRRVRVRLGGETVADSTRAQLLHQSGQTPSYLFPREDVRTDLFTPSDTTASSPALGAATYWTVQVDDRRAEDGAWTYERPPPSAGHLAGLVAFAWDAMDAWFEEDEEAFAHPRDPYHRIDVLRSSRHLVVRWGNTIVADSTRPRMLLESGLPPRWYVPADDVRTELLAPSYTTTQCPYKGVAHYRTLQDGDRHDSDVVWSYPEPMHDAEAVGGLLCFDDQRVDVDVDEGPR, encoded by the coding sequence ATGGCCCTGACCCTCGGCAGCGCTCCGTTCGGCTCCGCACCGTCCGGGCGGTTCAACTTCGATTGCCACCCGCCGGAGCACGTGCTGTACGCCGAACCGTCACCGCGCCGGGTCCGGGTGCGGCTGGGCGGCGAGACCGTCGCGGACAGCACCCGTGCGCAGCTGCTCCACCAGTCGGGGCAGACACCCAGCTACCTGTTCCCCCGCGAGGACGTGCGGACCGACCTGTTCACGCCGAGCGACACGACGGCGAGCAGCCCGGCGCTCGGTGCGGCGACGTACTGGACGGTGCAGGTCGACGACCGCCGTGCCGAGGACGGCGCCTGGACCTACGAACGGCCGCCGCCGTCCGCCGGCCACCTGGCCGGGCTGGTCGCCTTCGCGTGGGACGCGATGGACGCCTGGTTCGAAGAGGACGAGGAGGCCTTCGCCCACCCGCGTGACCCGTACCACCGGATCGACGTGCTGCGCAGCTCGCGGCACCTCGTCGTCCGCTGGGGGAACACCATCGTCGCCGACTCCACCCGCCCACGCATGCTGCTGGAGAGCGGCCTGCCACCGCGGTGGTACGTGCCGGCCGACGACGTCCGGACCGAGCTGCTCGCGCCCAGCTACACGACCACGCAATGCCCCTACAAGGGCGTCGCGCACTACCGCACGTTGCAGGACGGGGACCGGCACGACAGCGACGTCGTCTGGAGCTATCCGGAGCCGATGCACGACGCCGAGGCCGTCGGCGGGTTGCTCTGCTTCGACGACCAACGGGTCGACGTCGACGTCGACGAGGGCCCCCGGTGA
- a CDS encoding ester cyclase: MSVEQNTSTQEKAAALLNSGDVDAFVDTLFAVDAVDHDPAPGQGPGREGYRTFFHTLSTAFPDAHLEPLVNVVDGDKIAFAYTLTGTHRGDFQGVPPTGKRIEVRGLQIGRFENGQIVERWGSTDELGIMQQIGAAPGGDDSVLDKVKNAFTS; encoded by the coding sequence ATGAGCGTTGAACAGAACACCTCGACCCAGGAGAAGGCCGCAGCCCTGCTGAACAGCGGCGACGTCGATGCATTCGTGGACACGTTGTTCGCCGTGGACGCCGTCGACCACGACCCGGCGCCCGGCCAGGGACCCGGCCGGGAGGGCTACCGCACCTTCTTCCACACCCTCAGCACCGCCTTTCCCGACGCGCACCTCGAACCGCTGGTCAACGTGGTCGACGGGGACAAGATCGCGTTCGCGTACACGCTGACCGGCACCCACCGGGGGGACTTCCAGGGAGTTCCTCCGACCGGCAAGCGGATCGAGGTTCGCGGCCTGCAGATCGGCCGGTTCGAGAACGGTCAGATCGTGGAGCGGTGGGGGAGCACCGACGAGCTCGGCATCATGCAGCAGATCGGCGCGGCTCCCGGTGGGGACGACAGCGTGCTCGACAAGGTGAAGAACGCGTTCACCAGCTGA
- a CDS encoding diguanylate cyclase yields the protein MSSGTRNTPTRARRSWGALVVSGVLVAVMGVLGLLSTQSAGELAVDQHRQDRIDQTRVLGHLSSQTVQNGFAQLASVMSVQEAAGVPAFSAVPATGAAAAQDASRIREIVETSGGVMDLGAAVFSGRGQVVASYAPTGEVASPSDPGFQPLVAAISAAGSGNVPLSGIVTIGNEPALALGAPTTLADGTTGLFVCFWSARGTSTEFFSVGEGEGWIVDAAGLIVGAPEAELIGTPLPYPQALEVAQSGGDHGIVDTDEGGTDYVSAWKRIEGTSWLVMNVQTREGFQGHLDEASLRSEALVLAMLLTTGTALVVMSRRRERAMAVIATTDELTRIHNRRGWFELAEQELARAARAGESRLAVFIDLDGLKQVNDVLGHEEGDRAIASAAAVLRAACRSGDVLGRLGGDEFVVLLGDGADEPMARQRVHDALDDFNAGSSAAFELRLSIGAQMWDPEQPCSVEDLVRRADARMYADKQSRTDRYDNLIRVPAKV from the coding sequence GTGTCGAGCGGTACGAGGAACACGCCCACGAGGGCGCGGCGGAGCTGGGGTGCCCTGGTGGTGTCCGGGGTGCTCGTCGCGGTCATGGGGGTGCTCGGTCTCCTGTCGACGCAGAGCGCCGGCGAGCTCGCTGTCGACCAGCACCGACAGGACCGGATCGACCAGACGCGTGTCCTCGGCCACCTGAGTTCGCAGACGGTGCAGAACGGCTTCGCCCAGCTGGCCTCCGTCATGTCGGTCCAGGAGGCGGCGGGCGTCCCGGCGTTCAGCGCCGTACCGGCGACCGGCGCCGCGGCTGCCCAGGATGCTTCCCGCATCCGGGAGATCGTCGAGACCTCCGGCGGCGTGATGGACCTCGGAGCGGCCGTCTTCAGCGGGCGGGGCCAGGTCGTCGCGTCCTACGCGCCGACCGGCGAGGTCGCCTCCCCGTCCGACCCCGGCTTCCAGCCGCTCGTGGCAGCGATCAGCGCCGCCGGCTCCGGGAACGTGCCGCTGTCCGGGATCGTCACCATCGGGAACGAGCCCGCACTCGCGCTCGGCGCGCCTACGACGCTGGCCGACGGCACCACGGGCCTCTTCGTCTGCTTCTGGTCGGCTCGGGGCACATCGACCGAGTTCTTCAGCGTCGGTGAAGGCGAGGGCTGGATCGTCGACGCCGCCGGCCTCATCGTCGGTGCCCCGGAAGCGGAGCTGATCGGCACTCCGCTGCCCTACCCACAGGCCCTCGAGGTCGCGCAGTCCGGCGGCGACCACGGCATCGTGGACACCGACGAAGGTGGCACGGACTACGTCAGCGCCTGGAAACGCATCGAGGGCACCAGCTGGCTGGTCATGAACGTCCAGACCAGAGAGGGCTTCCAGGGCCACCTGGACGAGGCCAGTCTGCGCAGCGAGGCGCTCGTCCTCGCGATGCTGCTCACCACCGGAACGGCCCTGGTGGTCATGAGCCGCCGCCGGGAACGCGCCATGGCCGTCATCGCCACGACCGACGAGCTGACCAGGATCCACAATCGGCGGGGCTGGTTCGAACTGGCGGAGCAGGAGCTCGCCCGTGCTGCCCGGGCCGGCGAGAGCCGCCTGGCTGTCTTCATCGACCTCGACGGCCTCAAGCAGGTCAACGACGTCCTGGGCCACGAGGAGGGAGACCGCGCCATCGCGTCCGCGGCAGCGGTCCTGCGGGCGGCGTGCCGATCGGGCGACGTGCTCGGCCGCCTCGGTGGTGACGAGTTCGTCGTCCTCCTGGGCGACGGCGCGGACGAGCCGATGGCGCGGCAGCGGGTGCACGATGCCCTCGATGACTTCAACGCCGGGTCCAGCGCCGCCTTCGAACTCCGGCTCTCCATCGGCGCACAGATGTGGGATCCGGAGCAGCCGTGCTCCGTGGAGGACCTGGTCCGCCGCGCCGACGCGCGGATGTACGCCGACAAGCAGTCACGCACCGACCGCTACGACAACCTCATCCGGGTGCCGGCGAAGGTGTAG
- a CDS encoding dienelactone hydrolase family protein, with translation MPRRRRRGANPVRDMTPGEVTIPAPGGPLPAHVAVPPGAGPWPGVVVLHDMAGMSRDLRSQADWLAGAGYLAVAPDLFRGNRRATCIFRMMRETWRRQGPTFSDIEAVGRWLADRPDCTGRIGVIGFCLGGGFALLLAAEHRFDAASVNYGPVSTKVYSEETFTGACPVVGSYGAKDPGNRGVGERLERILTAVGVEHDVTTYPDAGHSFMNDHDSADLPALLAVLTRLTGNPYHEPSAHDARGRILGFFDHHLRQR, from the coding sequence GTGCCGCGCCGCCGGCGTCGGGGCGCGAACCCGGTGCGGGACATGACGCCGGGCGAGGTGACCATCCCTGCGCCGGGAGGGCCGCTTCCCGCTCACGTCGCCGTCCCCCCGGGAGCGGGGCCCTGGCCGGGCGTGGTGGTGCTGCACGACATGGCCGGGATGAGCCGGGACCTGCGCAGTCAGGCCGACTGGCTGGCCGGCGCCGGCTACCTCGCCGTCGCGCCGGATCTCTTCCGTGGCAACCGGCGGGCGACCTGCATCTTCAGGATGATGCGGGAGACCTGGCGTCGGCAGGGCCCGACCTTCTCCGACATCGAGGCGGTGGGCCGCTGGCTGGCGGACCGCCCTGACTGCACCGGCCGGATCGGCGTGATCGGCTTCTGCCTGGGCGGCGGCTTCGCCCTCCTCCTGGCGGCCGAGCACCGGTTCGACGCGGCGAGCGTGAACTACGGCCCGGTCTCGACGAAGGTGTACAGCGAGGAGACGTTCACCGGCGCGTGTCCCGTCGTGGGCAGCTACGGCGCCAAGGACCCGGGGAACCGCGGGGTCGGCGAACGGCTCGAACGCATCCTGACGGCGGTCGGTGTCGAGCACGACGTCACGACCTATCCGGACGCAGGGCACTCGTTCATGAACGACCACGACTCCGCGGACCTGCCGGCGCTGTTGGCCGTGCTCACCCGCCTGACCGGCAATCCGTACCACGAGCCCTCCGCGCACGACGCCCGCGGCCGCATCCTCGGCTTCTTCGACCACCACCTGCGGCAGCGGTGA